One segment of Alistipes finegoldii DSM 17242 DNA contains the following:
- a CDS encoding glycerophosphodiester phosphodiesterase → MKVLKLLLLFAMGASLSLAGCDDDYLYPVEYPVYDPDGGSDNGGGDEIPVPEKVNNKVVAHRGGSAEAGTAKYPDNSIASLSYAISLGCYASECDIYWTADNNVVVAHAANGCYVNNLKPWEHTLDELRAAGKLSNGELLPTLEEFIDVALHAGTTRLWLDVKRIEVGGATSNTAESVKACSRACEIIREKKAQHFCEFIVSGNAAIWAGCYSAAQLAGIKVGWMSYSAPSAYKSYLDPWANLDYSNFFAGGAEVSNPKYPLQSYLDAGVALSVYNADTDPEMTYVLKYYPKMKAVCTNYPAKLLGRIGSEGL, encoded by the coding sequence ATGAAAGTACTGAAACTGCTCCTGCTGTTTGCGATGGGCGCTTCCCTTTCGCTGGCAGGCTGCGACGACGATTACCTGTACCCGGTCGAATATCCCGTGTACGATCCCGACGGCGGTTCGGATAACGGCGGCGGCGATGAAATTCCCGTTCCCGAAAAGGTGAACAACAAGGTCGTCGCCCACCGCGGCGGCTCGGCCGAGGCCGGGACCGCCAAATATCCCGACAACTCGATCGCTTCGCTCAGTTACGCCATCAGTCTGGGGTGTTACGCCTCGGAGTGCGATATTTACTGGACTGCCGACAACAACGTCGTCGTCGCGCATGCCGCCAACGGCTGTTATGTGAACAACCTCAAGCCGTGGGAACACACGCTCGACGAACTGCGTGCCGCGGGCAAGCTCTCCAACGGCGAGCTGCTGCCGACGTTGGAGGAGTTTATCGACGTGGCGCTCCATGCCGGAACGACGCGGCTCTGGCTCGACGTGAAACGGATCGAGGTGGGCGGCGCGACCTCCAACACGGCCGAGTCGGTCAAGGCCTGCTCGCGGGCCTGCGAGATCATCAGGGAGAAGAAGGCCCAGCATTTCTGCGAGTTCATCGTTTCGGGCAATGCCGCCATCTGGGCGGGATGTTATTCCGCGGCCCAGCTGGCCGGCATCAAGGTCGGCTGGATGAGCTACTCGGCGCCTTCGGCCTATAAGTCCTATCTCGATCCGTGGGCGAACCTCGACTACTCGAACTTCTTTGCCGGCGGCGCCGAAGTTTCGAATCCGAAGTACCCGCTGCAGAGCTACCTCGACGCCGGTGTCGCGCTGAGCGTCTACAATGCCGATACGGACCCCGAAATGACCTACGTCCTGAAATATTACCCCAAGATGAAGGCCGTATGTACGAACTACCCGGCGAAACTGCTCGGCAGAATCGGGTCGGAGGGGCTGTAG
- a CDS encoding 3-keto-disaccharide hydrolase, with amino-acid sequence MLSRSNLCSGLARTCGFALLLATGVSCASPQNVLTEAEAADGWELLFDGKTLDQWKDYNGDSLTQPWHVVDGCIQANGDGSDLSGYIVTKKQYENFILDWDWKLSYGGNSGMLYHVLEDPYFKVPYVTGPEYQLIDNDGWEAENAPTKLEEWQRLGVDYAMHLPDPDSMFVNPQGEWNNSRIVCDNGHVEHWLNGHKILEFDAYTDDWFARKNSGKWETAPEYGLARRGVICLQDHGYPASFRNLKIKELPRKAGREVELFNGKDLTGWEAYGTEKWYVDKEGNLVCESGPDKEYGYLATREYYNDFDLTLEFKQLANGNSGVFFRSFVEPPVKVHGWQCEVAPKGHDTAGIYESYGRGWLVQIPDEKENILKEGQWNTLRLRVEGDRVQTWLNGEEMVDITDAKIGAAQGRIALQIHDGGGIKVQWRNFRLTTL; translated from the coding sequence ATGTTATCTCGATCCAATCTTTGCAGCGGACTCGCCCGGACGTGCGGTTTCGCGCTGCTGCTTGCGACGGGCGTTTCGTGCGCGTCGCCCCAGAATGTGCTCACCGAAGCCGAGGCCGCCGACGGCTGGGAGCTGCTGTTCGACGGCAAGACGCTCGACCAGTGGAAAGATTACAACGGCGATTCGCTCACACAGCCGTGGCACGTCGTGGACGGCTGCATTCAGGCCAACGGCGACGGCAGCGACCTTTCGGGCTACATCGTCACCAAGAAACAGTACGAAAACTTCATCCTCGACTGGGACTGGAAACTCTCCTACGGCGGCAACAGCGGCATGCTCTACCACGTGCTCGAAGATCCCTATTTTAAGGTCCCCTATGTGACGGGGCCCGAATACCAGCTGATCGACAACGACGGCTGGGAGGCCGAGAACGCTCCTACCAAACTTGAGGAGTGGCAGCGGCTGGGCGTGGATTACGCCATGCACCTGCCCGATCCCGATTCGATGTTCGTCAACCCGCAGGGCGAGTGGAACAACTCGCGCATCGTCTGCGACAACGGCCATGTCGAACACTGGCTCAACGGACACAAGATCCTCGAATTCGATGCCTACACCGACGACTGGTTCGCCCGCAAGAACAGCGGCAAGTGGGAGACGGCTCCCGAATACGGACTGGCCCGCCGTGGCGTCATCTGCCTGCAGGACCACGGCTATCCGGCCTCGTTCCGTAACCTGAAGATCAAGGAGCTGCCGCGCAAGGCGGGCCGTGAAGTCGAGCTTTTCAACGGAAAAGACCTCACGGGCTGGGAAGCCTACGGCACGGAGAAGTGGTACGTGGACAAGGAGGGCAACCTCGTCTGCGAGAGCGGTCCCGACAAGGAGTACGGCTACCTCGCCACGCGCGAATATTACAACGACTTCGACCTGACGCTCGAATTCAAACAGCTCGCCAACGGCAATTCGGGCGTCTTCTTCCGTTCGTTCGTCGAGCCGCCCGTGAAGGTCCACGGCTGGCAGTGCGAGGTGGCTCCCAAGGGCCACGATACGGCGGGCATTTACGAATCCTACGGCCGCGGATGGCTGGTTCAGATTCCCGACGAGAAGGAGAACATCCTCAAGGAGGGCCAGTGGAATACGCTGCGCCTGCGGGTCGAGGGCGACCGGGTGCAGACGTGGCTCAACGGCGAGGAGATGGTGGACATTACCGACGCCAAGATCGGCGCCGCGCAGGGCCGCATCGCCTTGCAGATCCACGACGGCGGCGGGATCAAGGTGCAGTGGCGCAATTTCCGCCTGACGACTTTATAA
- a CDS encoding DUF6377 domain-containing protein — MQPRNFLFSFGFLWTVLACTLLPGCADRPEYSLQTEAALERLDAELSNKPRYQQWRQEQADALRSRIDDGLPPLERAERLFAVAQIYVTFHLDSSAYYVERLYRLAERTGSRHVRRFALLGDIDVWLGRGQVSLAEELFRKIDTAGMTPGEYRAWHSRYSSVASRRYDEAADSLQKRAWGDTLSHIRKLSVPGCSDQTRTRMAAARLSETGRYDEALQLLEPLTAKNLSHQNFALVYYSMAHIAKGQGDEDRMLYYLAESSISDLRAGTRSYSSLYDLALELFDRKDYDRATAYMGSTFDDAIRCKSVTRIPNSSSAVVKINEAVISNIAQQQRLMSRTIWLAGIFLIVLIAILWFVLWQHRRLQGSHEQLIRMSDLLREKHDELLKKNDHIRDINNALVDSNRIKDRYVCHYIDLSVHYIKQIDAFRREVCRIAKTKGADEVVRRLNSSQVIDGEYQKFYQSFDSSFLDIFPNFIGQVNELLQPEFRFTPRSDSSLTTELRILAAIRLGITDSGHIASLLNCASATVYTYRTKLRNAALDRDNFEEQVSKTGL; from the coding sequence ATGCAACCTCGGAACTTTCTTTTCTCCTTCGGATTCTTGTGGACCGTGCTGGCGTGCACTCTTTTGCCGGGGTGTGCCGACCGTCCGGAGTATTCGCTGCAGACCGAGGCGGCATTGGAACGGCTCGACGCGGAACTCTCCAACAAGCCCCGCTACCAGCAGTGGCGGCAGGAGCAGGCCGACGCGCTGCGCAGCCGGATCGACGACGGACTGCCGCCTTTGGAGCGTGCCGAACGGCTCTTTGCCGTCGCGCAGATTTACGTGACTTTCCACCTCGATTCTTCGGCTTATTATGTCGAACGGCTCTACCGGCTGGCCGAGCGGACCGGGTCGCGGCACGTGCGCCGCTTCGCCCTGCTGGGCGACATCGACGTCTGGCTGGGGCGGGGGCAGGTCAGTCTGGCCGAGGAGCTTTTCCGGAAGATCGATACGGCCGGTATGACGCCCGGCGAATACAGGGCTTGGCATTCGCGCTACAGTTCGGTGGCTTCGCGCCGCTACGACGAAGCCGCGGATTCCCTTCAGAAGAGGGCGTGGGGCGATACGCTTTCCCATATCAGGAAGCTCTCGGTGCCGGGTTGCAGCGACCAGACCCGTACGCGCATGGCTGCCGCGCGGCTCAGCGAAACGGGTCGCTACGACGAGGCTCTGCAACTGCTCGAACCGCTGACGGCCAAAAACCTGAGCCACCAGAATTTCGCCCTCGTCTACTATTCGATGGCGCATATCGCCAAGGGGCAGGGCGACGAGGACCGGATGCTCTATTATCTGGCCGAATCCTCCATATCCGACCTGCGCGCCGGTACCCGCTCCTATTCGTCGCTGTACGATCTGGCTCTCGAACTCTTCGACCGCAAGGATTACGACCGGGCGACGGCCTACATGGGTTCGACCTTCGACGACGCGATCCGCTGCAAATCGGTGACGCGGATTCCCAACTCCTCTTCGGCGGTGGTGAAGATCAACGAGGCCGTGATTTCGAATATCGCCCAGCAGCAGAGGCTGATGTCCCGCACGATCTGGCTGGCCGGGATTTTCCTGATCGTGCTGATCGCGATCCTGTGGTTCGTCCTCTGGCAGCACCGCCGTCTGCAAGGCAGTCACGAACAGCTGATCCGGATGAGCGACCTGCTGCGCGAGAAGCACGACGAACTGCTGAAAAAGAACGACCATATCCGCGACATCAACAACGCGCTGGTCGATTCCAACCGCATCAAGGACCGCTACGTCTGTCATTATATCGACCTTTCGGTCCATTATATCAAGCAGATAGATGCCTTCCGCCGCGAAGTGTGCCGCATCGCCAAGACCAAGGGCGCCGACGAAGTCGTGCGGCGTCTCAATTCGTCACAGGTGATCGACGGCGAGTACCAGAAATTCTACCAGTCGTTCGACAGCTCCTTTCTGGATATCTTCCCCAACTTTATCGGGCAGGTCAACGAACTGCTGCAACCTGAGTTCCGGTTTACGCCGCGCTCCGATTCGTCGCTGACTACCGAGCTGCGCATTCTGGCCGCCATCCGGCTGGGGATTACCGACAGCGGGCATATCGCCTCGCTGCTCAACTGCGCCTCGGCGACGGTCTATACCTACCGCACCAAGCTGCGCAATGCGGCTCTCGACCGTGACAATTTCGAGGAACAGGTCTCGAAAACAGGGTTGTGA